A portion of the Aphanothece sacrum FPU1 genome contains these proteins:
- a CDS encoding phospholipase effector Tle1 domain-containing protein: MTEQNQEYVLKFDGVDDYIELSQIFSGFETGITLEFLAKGKSGLTQQTTIVEGYNSQNERVINVHLPYYKKGTGGCVSWEVVHENGVDRIEKKLNIREYKIWTYWTFVKDLSLAQMSIYQNGRLWHQADEMYQPLTNIQKLVIGSSVNGSEFWKGHLSEFRIWNRACTEAEIKEDRNERLVGNEPGLSVYLPLNGDTSDHSGNGNHAIVYGASWMERKIPLKVEQLPDEETDKVTPSIQQSSEVETEEITQLIELSSEVETEEITQLIELSSEIETEEITRSIELSSEIETEEITRSIELSSEVEMEETSPSVDSVKTLSNSQNQQITQAINSMNQKKRLVVCCDGTWNELTNSYPSNVLKFARLVKYMAEDKTPQLVFYLPGLGTEDGNAIEQLGGGAFGWGIDETIKQAYGLLCMNYDETAQDEIYLVGFSRGAYIARCLAAMIYNCGLLRRSKIKEIPKAYELYRNAKIKPDDPELQKFRQSNAQKIDNQESYLNYRVPIKMLGCWDTVGALGMPDIIPWLPIEKFLNQKYEFLDASLSPIIDNAFHAVAIDEKRKSFPSTPMIPSQENPQQKVEEVWFAGTHGCLGGGTKEYRGLSDYPLQWMLNKAQTLGLEFYSTENDEEDFQIQPNPMTKFDNSVTGIYALGGEEWRKIDSSQVFIHHSVVERLKSSAEYRPENLKPLLKGLLPSDSDKEEEKAEKS; encoded by the coding sequence ATGACTGAGCAAAACCAGGAATATGTACTAAAATTTGATGGAGTAGATGATTATATTGAATTATCTCAAATTTTTTCTGGTTTTGAAACAGGAATCACCCTTGAGTTTTTAGCAAAAGGAAAAAGCGGATTAACTCAACAGACAACCATTGTTGAAGGTTATAATTCTCAAAATGAAAGAGTTATAAACGTCCATTTACCCTATTATAAAAAAGGAACAGGTGGTTGTGTTTCTTGGGAAGTAGTCCATGAAAATGGGGTTGATCGAATCGAAAAAAAACTAAACATTAGAGAGTATAAAATCTGGACTTATTGGACGTTTGTGAAGGATTTGTCTCTTGCTCAAATGTCGATTTATCAAAATGGAAGGCTCTGGCATCAAGCGGATGAAATGTATCAACCTTTAACAAATATTCAAAAATTAGTGATTGGCTCTTCTGTCAATGGCTCTGAGTTTTGGAAAGGGCATCTTTCGGAATTTCGTATCTGGAATAGAGCTTGTACTGAAGCAGAAATAAAAGAAGATCGTAATGAACGTTTAGTAGGCAATGAGCCAGGCTTATCGGTTTATTTACCTTTAAATGGAGATACATCAGATCACAGTGGAAATGGTAATCATGCCATTGTTTATGGAGCCAGTTGGATGGAGCGAAAAATTCCCCTTAAAGTTGAACAATTACCTGATGAAGAAACTGATAAAGTAACTCCATCCATTCAACAATCATCTGAAGTAGAAACAGAAGAAATTACTCAGTTAATTGAGTTATCATCTGAAGTAGAAACAGAAGAAATTACTCAGTTAATTGAGTTATCATCTGAAATAGAAACAGAAGAAATTACTCGGTCAATTGAGTTATCATCTGAAATAGAAACAGAAGAAATTACTCGGTCAATTGAGTTATCATCTGAGGTAGAAATGGAAGAAACGAGTCCATCAGTGGACTCGGTGAAAACATTATCGAACTCACAAAATCAACAAATTACTCAAGCAATTAATTCTATGAATCAGAAAAAAAGATTAGTCGTCTGCTGTGATGGAACTTGGAATGAATTGACGAATTCCTATCCTAGCAATGTGCTTAAATTTGCACGGTTAGTTAAGTATATGGCTGAAGATAAAACCCCTCAACTGGTCTTTTATTTGCCAGGGTTAGGCACAGAAGACGGTAATGCTATTGAACAACTAGGAGGGGGGGCATTTGGATGGGGAATTGATGAAACCATCAAACAAGCCTACGGATTATTATGTATGAATTATGATGAAACCGCCCAAGACGAAATATATCTTGTGGGGTTTAGTCGTGGTGCTTATATTGCCCGTTGTTTAGCAGCAATGATTTATAACTGTGGCTTATTAAGACGTTCCAAGATTAAAGAAATCCCTAAAGCCTATGAATTGTATCGGAATGCTAAAATTAAGCCCGATGATCCAGAACTACAAAAATTTCGTCAAAGTAACGCCCAAAAAATAGATAATCAAGAAAGTTACTTAAATTATCGTGTTCCTATCAAAATGCTCGGTTGTTGGGATACTGTTGGGGCTTTAGGTATGCCTGATATAATTCCTTGGCTACCGATTGAAAAATTTTTGAATCAAAAATATGAGTTTTTGGACGCTAGTTTAAGTCCTATTATTGACAACGCTTTTCATGCCGTTGCCATTGACGAAAAACGGAAATCTTTTCCTTCTACTCCGATGATTCCTAGTCAGGAAAATCCTCAGCAAAAAGTCGAAGAAGTTTGGTTTGCTGGAACCCATGGATGCCTAGGCGGGGGGACAAAAGAATATCGAGGGTTATCTGATTATCCCTTACAATGGATGCTCAATAAAGCACAGACATTGGGATTAGAATTTTATTCAACAGAAAATGATGAAGAGGACTTTCAAATTCAACCGAACCCCATGACGAAGTTTGATAACAGTGTAACGGGAATTTATGCTTTAGGTGGAGAAGAATGGAGAAAGATAGACTCATCTCAGGTTTTTATTCATCACAGTGTGGTAGAAAGATTGAAATCTTCTGCTGAATATCGTCCCGAAAATCTCAAGCCTTTACTCAAAGGTTTACTCCCGTCTGACAGCGATAAAGAAGAAGAAAAAGCCGAGAAATCTTAA
- a CDS encoding non-ribosomal peptide synthetase: MQLVEFLAYLNSLDIQLWLEEEKLKYNAPKGVMTPEIKQEIGIRKSDILTFLKESKTSDYNDFLPIVPISRDEDIPLSFAQQRMWFFSQMDKDNPSYNEIAVIRLTGSLNINLLEKSIQEVVQRHESLRTSFTLVEDNPIQTISPALNIKLNLLNLNHSSQDTIDNIITQELQKSFDLTKLPLFRFTLIDEGSESYILVLVIHHIIIDGWSKSILFKELFILYQAYLSNEPSPLSKLTIQYADFAIWQRKWLQGDILDKQLNYWKKQLENAPPLLELPTDKPRQATPTFQGHSIFFKIDAELTEKLKFLSHKSGVTLFMTLLTALKILLFRYSNQKDILIGTPMANRNHKEIEPLIGFFVNTLVMRTSLDEDISFTELLQQVRTIVLEGYANQDAPFEQVVDALQIERSLSYNPLFQVMFALQNTPITKLEQSGLKITPISVENVHVKFDLSLILEEKETEQSPYIEGCWEYNSDLFDRERINRMIDHFQTLLNGIITNPQQKITKLPLLTEAEKKQLLVEWNQTETPYLSDKSIHQLFEEQVNKTPHAVAVVYENESLTYQELNQKANQLAHYLQRLGVTSNQLVGICLERSPLMIIGFLAILKAGGAYVPLDAKYPPKRLNYMLEDSGILVLLTQTKLTNLFNNYSGTRIDLDENWNNITQNSLDNPNNIISSKNFVYVIYTSGSTGTPKGVLIQHKSLLNLVFWHQNAFNLTEKDRATQLAGIAFDASVWEIWPYLTCGASLYIVPSDIITSPNLLKDFLSEQKITISFLPTPLAETIITDDWTNNCSLRFLLTGGDKLNHFPSSSIPFTLVNNYGPTENTVVTTSQKLTSDLLREKEPSIGRPITNNQVYILDQCQQPVPIGITGELYIGGAGLAYGYLNLPELTETRFIPHPFSRIEGEKLYKTGDLVRYRNNRQIEFVGRIDDQVKIRGFRIEIGEIESVLNLHPQVKEAIVIAKEEPSGLKRLYTYFIASDSLTIGELRCFIEEKLPQYMIPAFFIKLDAFPLTANGKIDRRALLETDIKIDEQETHIVPSTEIEKILVEIWQEVLNLKIIGIHDNFFELGGDSILAISIVAKANQAGLQIIPKLLFRHQTITQLASVVEINYVSQIRQDLVTGEVSLTPIQKWFFEQQLPEPHHFNQSILLEVPGSLNPELLKNVVLNLLKHHDALRLRFVKQEGQWQQHNSDNCNSFNFNLVDLSSLSKQEQLTKIEELAESYQRSFNLEKGLLSSVTFFQLGEKGRLLIIIHHLAMDGVSWRILLEDFTTSYQQLESGQSIKLPLKTNSFKDWSQALQNYAQTEEHKSYLDYWLNADISIISSLPVDNEADINSNIVANTKTVSFSLTKQRTHLLLQEVSQTYNTQINDILLTALVQTFVSWTGCSTLLLDLEGHGRENISDSLILSRTIGWFTSLFPVCLKVKNINSLGECIKSVKEQLRQIPNRGIDYGIGYYLNPDVTIQSRLKGYPKPEISFNYLGQFTHHQIGMGWQFSQAFSGSIHSPLGQRSHLIDINGMVIDGQLKIEWQYAENFHHQATIQQLVSNYQESLDCLINHCLSTEGDYTPSDFPDANFTQDELDDLLSQLE, translated from the coding sequence ATGCAACTCGTAGAATTTTTAGCTTACTTAAATAGTTTAGATATCCAACTTTGGCTTGAAGAAGAAAAGCTAAAATATAACGCGCCTAAAGGAGTAATGACTCCCGAAATTAAGCAAGAAATAGGAATCAGAAAATCGGATATTCTGACTTTCTTAAAAGAGAGCAAAACATCTGACTATAATGATTTTTTACCCATTGTTCCTATCTCACGAGATGAAGATATTCCCTTATCTTTTGCTCAGCAAAGAATGTGGTTTTTTTCTCAGATGGATAAGGATAATCCTTCTTATAATGAGATTGCTGTTATTCGTCTGACAGGCAGTTTAAATATTAATTTATTAGAAAAAAGTATTCAGGAAGTTGTTCAACGCCATGAGAGTTTAAGAACCAGTTTTACCCTGGTAGAGGATAATCCCATCCAAACAATTTCTCCTGCTTTAAATATTAAATTGAACCTTCTTAATTTAAACCATAGTTCACAAGATACTATAGATAATATTATTACTCAAGAACTCCAAAAAAGCTTTGATTTAACTAAGCTTCCCTTGTTCAGATTTACTCTGATTGATGAAGGGTCAGAATCTTATATTTTAGTTTTAGTGATTCATCATATTATTATTGATGGTTGGTCAAAAAGTATCCTCTTTAAAGAGTTATTTATCCTTTACCAAGCCTATCTATCAAATGAACCTTCTCCTTTATCAAAATTAACTATTCAATATGCAGATTTTGCAATTTGGCAACGAAAATGGTTACAAGGAGATATCTTAGATAAACAACTTAATTATTGGAAAAAGCAATTAGAAAATGCTCCCCCTTTATTAGAACTTCCAACAGATAAACCTCGACAAGCAACTCCAACTTTTCAAGGTCATAGTATTTTCTTTAAAATTGATGCTGAACTAACAGAAAAGTTAAAATTTCTGAGTCATAAATCAGGGGTTACTTTGTTTATGACTCTGTTAACTGCCTTAAAGATTTTACTATTTCGTTATAGTAACCAAAAAGATATTCTCATAGGAACTCCTATGGCTAATCGTAACCACAAAGAAATTGAGCCACTGATTGGCTTTTTTGTTAATACTTTAGTCATGAGAACGTCTTTAGATGAGGATATTTCTTTTACAGAATTATTACAACAAGTTCGTACAATTGTTTTAGAAGGATATGCTAATCAAGATGCCCCTTTTGAGCAAGTTGTAGATGCTTTGCAGATAGAACGGAGTTTAAGTTATAATCCTCTTTTTCAAGTTATGTTTGCGCTACAAAATACCCCCATTACTAAATTAGAGCAATCAGGGTTAAAAATAACACCAATATCTGTAGAAAATGTTCATGTAAAATTCGATCTCTCTTTGATTTTAGAGGAAAAAGAAACAGAACAAAGTCCTTATATAGAAGGTTGTTGGGAATATAATAGTGATTTATTTGATAGGGAAAGAATTAATCGAATGATAGATCATTTTCAAACTCTATTAAATGGCATTATAACGAATCCGCAGCAAAAAATTACTAAACTACCCTTATTAACTGAAGCAGAAAAAAAACAATTATTAGTAGAATGGAATCAAACTGAAACCCCTTATCTTAGTGATAAATCTATTCATCAGTTATTTGAAGAACAGGTAAATAAAACGCCCCATGCGGTGGCAGTTGTTTATGAAAATGAGTCCCTTACTTATCAAGAATTAAATCAAAAAGCAAATCAACTCGCTCATTATTTGCAACGTTTAGGGGTAACATCTAATCAATTAGTCGGCATTTGTTTAGAGCGTTCTCCTTTAATGATTATCGGCTTTTTAGCTATTTTAAAAGCGGGTGGAGCTTATGTTCCTCTGGATGCAAAATATCCTCCAAAACGGCTAAATTATATGTTAGAAGATTCGGGAATATTGGTCTTACTAACTCAAACTAAATTAACCAATCTTTTTAATAATTACTCAGGGACAAGGATTGACTTAGATGAAAATTGGAACAATATCACACAAAATTCTCTAGATAACCCTAACAATATAATAAGTTCTAAAAATTTCGTTTATGTTATCTATACATCGGGTTCTACAGGAACACCTAAAGGAGTTTTAATTCAGCATAAAAGTTTATTAAACCTTGTTTTTTGGCATCAAAATGCTTTTAATCTTACTGAAAAAGATAGAGCAACTCAATTAGCTGGAATTGCTTTTGATGCTTCGGTATGGGAAATTTGGCCTTATTTAACTTGTGGTGCTAGTCTTTATATTGTTCCCTCAGATATTATCACTTCTCCTAATCTGCTCAAAGATTTTTTATCTGAGCAAAAAATTACTATTTCTTTCTTACCTACTCCTCTAGCAGAAACCATAATCACTGATGATTGGACAAACAATTGTTCTTTAAGATTTTTGTTAACCGGAGGTGATAAGTTGAATCATTTTCCATCTTCATCCATTCCTTTTACCCTAGTCAATAACTATGGTCCCACAGAGAATACAGTCGTTACTACCTCACAAAAACTAACCTCTGATTTATTAAGAGAAAAAGAGCCTTCTATTGGCCGTCCTATTACTAATAATCAGGTCTATATTTTAGATCAATGTCAACAACCAGTTCCTATTGGCATCACAGGAGAATTATATATTGGTGGCGCAGGATTAGCCTATGGCTATTTAAACCTTCCTGAATTAACTGAAACTCGATTTATTCCTCATCCTTTTAGTCGAATAGAAGGAGAAAAACTTTATAAAACAGGAGATTTAGTTCGCTATAGAAACAATAGACAAATTGAATTTGTCGGTCGCATTGATGATCAAGTAAAGATTAGAGGTTTTAGGATTGAAATAGGTGAAATAGAATCTGTACTTAATCTTCATCCTCAAGTAAAAGAAGCCATAGTTATTGCTAAAGAAGAACCATCTGGATTAAAGCGTTTGTATACCTATTTTATTGCCTCTGACTCATTAACAATTGGGGAATTGCGTTGCTTTATAGAAGAGAAGTTACCACAATATATGATACCAGCTTTTTTTATCAAACTGGACGCTTTCCCCTTAACTGCTAATGGAAAAATAGATCGTCGCGCCCTCCTTGAAACCGATATTAAAATAGATGAACAGGAAACTCATATAGTTCCTAGTACGGAAATAGAAAAAATCTTAGTTGAAATTTGGCAAGAAGTCTTAAATCTGAAAATAATTGGCATTCATGACAACTTTTTTGAATTAGGTGGTGATTCCATTCTTGCCATTTCAATTGTTGCTAAAGCGAATCAAGCGGGTCTACAAATTATACCAAAACTGTTATTTAGGCATCAAACGATCACTCAATTAGCCTCGGTAGTTGAGATAAATTATGTTTCTCAAATAAGGCAAGATTTAGTGACAGGAGAAGTGTCGTTAACCCCCATTCAAAAATGGTTTTTTGAGCAACAGTTACCCGAACCTCATCACTTTAATCAATCAATTCTTTTAGAAGTTCCTGGAAGTTTAAACCCAGAATTATTAAAAAACGTAGTATTAAATTTACTTAAACATCACGATGCTTTGCGTTTACGCTTTGTTAAACAAGAGGGACAATGGCAACAACATAATAGCGATAATTGCAATTCTTTCAATTTTAATCTTGTTGATTTATCATCCTTATCTAAACAAGAACAATTAACAAAAATAGAAGAATTAGCTGAAAGTTATCAGCGTTCCTTCAACCTAGAAAAAGGACTTTTAAGTTCTGTCACTTTCTTTCAATTAGGTGAAAAAGGACGATTATTAATTATTATTCATCATTTAGCTATGGATGGGGTTTCTTGGCGAATTCTTCTTGAAGATTTCACAACCAGTTATCAACAATTAGAATCAGGACAATCTATAAAATTGCCTCTAAAAACTAACTCTTTTAAAGATTGGTCTCAAGCATTACAAAACTATGCTCAAACAGAAGAACATAAGTCTTATTTAGACTACTGGTTAAACGCTGACATTTCTATCATTTCTTCTTTACCTGTTGACAATGAAGCTGATATCAACTCCAATATTGTCGCTAATACTAAAACAGTTTCTTTTAGCCTAACAAAACAAAGAACTCACTTATTATTACAAGAAGTTTCCCAGACTTATAATACCCAAATTAATGATATTTTGTTAACAGCTTTAGTTCAAACTTTTGTGTCTTGGACTGGTTGTTCTACTCTATTACTTGACTTAGAGGGTCATGGAAGAGAAAATATTTCTGATTCCTTGATATTGTCTCGAACAATTGGTTGGTTTACCAGTTTATTTCCTGTTTGTTTGAAAGTAAAAAATATCAACTCACTCGGAGAGTGTATTAAGTCAGTGAAAGAACAATTACGACAAATTCCCAATAGAGGAATTGATTACGGAATTGGCTATTATCTCAACCCAGATGTAACCATTCAATCCCGTTTAAAGGGTTATCCCAAACCAGAAATTAGCTTTAACTATTTAGGACAATTTACTCATCATCAAATTGGGATGGGTTGGCAATTTTCTCAGGCGTTTAGCGGGTCTATTCATAGTCCATTGGGACAACGTTCTCATTTAATTGATATTAATGGGATGGTGATTGATGGTCAACTAAAAATAGAATGGCAATATGCTGAAAATTTTCATCATCAAGCAACCATTCAACAGTTAGTAAGTAATTATCAAGAATCTTTAGATTGTCTTATTAATCACTGTCTATCAACAGAGGGAGATTACACTCCATCAGATTTTCCCGATGCTAATTTTACTCAAGATGAATTAGATGATTTGCTATCACAATTAGAATAA
- a CDS encoding LysR family transcriptional regulator, which translates to MLKYSIEFSFSGISGQPLKVGTLGPENTSSGQTLNYLATQWQAEQITIIPCWFDSFTELKNSLLKNEVDLALVPHAYEKINDFYMEPCFKLSFLFTYPTPIYGLAKQKKAKFMTENCTIVTHPAPLPLLSYLLPNYQNKKNIKIEFVNSTSLAAIYVKEGLADLAITNEKALKDNDLEFIVTYGKINMSWSIFQKKDQFG; encoded by the coding sequence ATGTTAAAATATTCAATAGAATTTAGTTTTAGTGGAATTTCAGGACAACCTTTAAAAGTAGGGACTCTTGGTCCTGAAAATACCAGTAGTGGACAAACTTTAAACTACCTAGCAACTCAATGGCAAGCAGAACAAATTACTATAATACCTTGTTGGTTTGATAGTTTCACAGAACTCAAGAATTCCTTACTCAAAAATGAGGTAGATTTGGCATTGGTTCCCCATGCGTATGAAAAAATTAATGATTTTTATATGGAGCCATGTTTTAAACTGAGTTTTCTCTTTACTTATCCCACTCCAATTTATGGATTAGCTAAACAAAAAAAAGCAAAGTTTATGACAGAAAATTGTACAATTGTTACTCATCCTGCTCCCTTACCATTGCTATCTTATTTATTACCCAACTATCAAAATAAAAAAAATATAAAAATAGAATTCGTTAACTCTACCAGTCTGGCAGCTATTTACGTTAAAGAAGGATTAGCTGATTTAGCTATTACTAATGAAAAGGCATTAAAAGATAATGATTTAGAGTTTATTGTAACTTACGGAAAAATCAATATGAGTTGGTCTATTTTTCAGAAAAAAGATCAATTTGGATGA
- a CDS encoding SDR family NAD(P)-dependent oxidoreductase, with translation MKHKEYTQALKNSGLTVQDKVIFQLSETSDIIAAFWGCILCGVIPVILAVPPSYENISNDINKICQVWELLEHPLIITNEFCKSEVKTLEKWLSNQTLNIKLIEELKAYSPQEYYYINQPEDIAFFSLTSGSTGMSKCIPLTHKNLLSRGRGTNELCGYSKDDIILNWLPFDHIGSISEFHIRCVDLGCDMVYVETDYILSRPLNWLDLINQYRITNSWSPNFAYTLINEALKKEPSQNWNLSCVKFVLTAGEAVSDTTVEEFINKLHNQYKFKKTAVRPAFGMAEMGSGITYYQGTEEHPLLFHTIDKFSLNQTLKRVHPEHPNGTTFTDLGLPISGISIRIVNQDNVLLPEDTIGHLQVKGDAVSPGYYKNPEANKKAFLKDGWFDTGDLGFIKDGHLIITGRSKETIIINGVNYYSHEIETVVDTIEVVEASYTAACAVKEDNSQTDKLALFFSTQLVTSEELKNLLKKIRQKVINNFGINPDYLIPLNKKEIPKTSIGKTQRSQLIERFRQGEFKDIIKEIDILLENNQTIPDWFYRKVWQEKKIFHLKQNLPNGHTLIFLDQLGLGEFLAKQLQEKNLPYITILAGKNYTQLNSNSYTINPTESDHYLSLITSLAQQNHPISNIIHLWTYQTYQGEIDCSEQLEKAQEEGIYSLLFIVQALAKNQYFAKQYIDEKIQLLFISSDSQWVDNHEKIAYEKSPVLGLNKTISQEFSWINSRHIDLPVDGITLNSKLILEELLTLSKEKEIAYRQGKRLVKGLEKVEFSQKNAQKIPFEQGGIYLITGGLGGIGIEISQYLLKNYNARLLLLGTTILPDKKDWNEFIKKEDKYSQKIKHLQTLEKLGGEVIYKAVDIGNLTQLEKAVNEAQNKWQSKLNGVIHLAGIYQEKLIIEQTKQNLSELLRPKVLGTWNLHQLMKKERVMFISFSSLASFFGGATLSGYTAANRFLEHLNDYQQATNVYPSYCYSWTSWQETGMSQGKYTVRSQGYYSVTVQQGLNSFLASLYHHHKQLMIGLDGNKPKIKPYISLFERLEKLTAYYSLKPSSNALKLPSKLYLKDRFATSYSCQLFLKKSFPLNSYGRIDKDILLQEITGKNDKEWIIPRNDTETKIAQIWQEILNIQKISIHDNFFELGGHSLLASQVISRLHNTFSVHLSLKNLLDYPTIANLGQIIEVLKMTQNAKILLRKTEKDYEEGEL, from the coding sequence ATGAAGCACAAAGAATACACACAGGCCTTAAAAAATAGTGGTTTAACAGTTCAAGATAAAGTTATTTTCCAATTATCAGAAACCAGTGATATTATTGCCGCATTTTGGGGTTGTATTTTATGCGGGGTTATTCCAGTAATTTTAGCCGTTCCTCCTAGCTATGAAAATATTAGTAATGACATTAACAAAATTTGTCAGGTATGGGAATTACTAGAACATCCTTTAATTATTACTAATGAATTTTGTAAATCCGAAGTGAAAACATTAGAAAAATGGCTATCTAACCAAACTTTAAATATTAAATTAATTGAAGAATTAAAAGCTTATTCTCCCCAAGAATATTATTATATTAATCAACCAGAGGATATCGCATTTTTTAGCCTTACATCTGGTAGTACAGGAATGTCTAAATGTATACCTTTAACCCATAAAAATCTCCTTTCTCGTGGTCGAGGAACTAACGAATTATGCGGTTATAGTAAGGATGATATTATTCTTAACTGGCTACCTTTTGACCATATTGGCAGTATTTCTGAATTTCATATTCGCTGTGTTGATTTAGGCTGTGATATGGTTTATGTGGAAACAGACTATATTCTTAGTCGTCCTTTGAATTGGCTAGATTTAATTAATCAATATCGTATCACAAATAGTTGGTCTCCTAATTTTGCCTATACCCTGATTAATGAAGCTTTAAAAAAAGAACCTTCTCAAAATTGGAATTTAAGCTGCGTTAAGTTTGTTTTAACAGCAGGTGAAGCAGTTTCTGATACAACAGTTGAGGAATTTATTAACAAACTTCATAATCAATATAAATTTAAAAAAACTGCGGTTCGTCCTGCTTTTGGTATGGCAGAAATGGGTTCAGGAATCACTTATTATCAAGGTACTGAAGAACATCCCTTATTGTTTCATACCATTGATAAATTTTCTTTAAATCAAACCTTAAAACGAGTTCATCCAGAACATCCCAATGGGACAACATTTACCGATTTAGGATTGCCCATTTCAGGCATTTCTATTAGAATTGTTAATCAAGATAATGTTTTATTACCAGAAGATACCATCGGTCATTTACAGGTTAAAGGAGATGCCGTATCACCAGGGTATTATAAAAACCCCGAAGCCAATAAAAAAGCCTTCTTAAAAGACGGTTGGTTTGACACAGGAGATTTAGGTTTTATTAAAGATGGACACCTTATTATTACAGGAAGAAGTAAAGAAACCATTATTATTAATGGAGTTAATTATTATAGCCACGAAATTGAAACTGTTGTCGATACAATAGAAGTGGTAGAAGCATCTTACACAGCAGCTTGTGCAGTTAAAGAAGATAATAGTCAAACTGATAAATTAGCTTTATTTTTTAGTACGCAACTTGTCACTTCAGAAGAATTAAAGAATTTACTGAAAAAAATCAGACAAAAAGTTATTAATAATTTTGGAATTAATCCAGACTATTTAATTCCTTTAAATAAAAAAGAAATCCCTAAAACCTCTATTGGGAAAACTCAGAGATCTCAATTAATCGAACGGTTCAGACAAGGAGAATTTAAAGATATTATAAAAGAAATAGATATTCTCTTAGAAAATAACCAGACTATTCCTGATTGGTTTTATCGTAAAGTTTGGCAAGAAAAAAAAATCTTTCATCTCAAGCAAAATCTACCCAATGGGCATACTTTGATTTTTCTTGATCAGTTAGGATTAGGAGAATTTTTAGCCAAACAATTACAAGAAAAAAACTTACCTTATATCACCATTCTAGCAGGAAAAAATTATACTCAATTAAACAGTAATTCTTATACAATTAATCCCACAGAATCCGACCACTATCTAAGTTTAATTACCTCTTTAGCTCAACAAAATCATCCCATTAGCAATATTATTCATCTCTGGACTTATCAAACTTATCAAGGAGAAATTGATTGTTCAGAACAACTAGAAAAAGCTCAAGAAGAAGGTATTTATAGTTTATTATTCATTGTTCAAGCATTAGCTAAAAATCAATATTTTGCAAAACAATACATTGATGAAAAGATTCAGTTGCTATTTATTTCAAGTGATAGTCAATGGGTTGATAATCATGAGAAAATAGCATATGAAAAGTCTCCTGTTTTGGGATTAAATAAAACAATTTCTCAAGAATTTTCTTGGATTAATAGTCGCCATATTGACTTACCTGTAGACGGAATTACACTCAATAGTAAGTTGATTTTAGAAGAATTATTAACTTTATCTAAAGAAAAAGAAATAGCTTACAGACAAGGAAAGCGGTTAGTAAAAGGGTTAGAAAAAGTTGAATTTTCTCAAAAAAATGCACAAAAAATTCCCTTTGAACAAGGAGGAATTTATTTAATTACTGGAGGTTTAGGCGGTATTGGTATAGAAATTTCTCAGTATCTACTTAAAAATTATAACGCTCGTTTACTATTGCTAGGAACAACTATTTTACCGGATAAAAAAGATTGGAATGAGTTCATCAAAAAAGAAGATAAGTATAGTCAAAAAATAAAACATCTTCAAACTTTAGAGAAACTGGGAGGAGAAGTCATTTATAAAGCAGTAGATATAGGTAACTTAACTCAGTTAGAAAAAGCTGTCAACGAGGCACAAAATAAATGGCAAAGTAAACTCAATGGGGTCATTCATCTGGCTGGAATTTATCAAGAAAAATTAATAATTGAGCAGACAAAACAAAATTTATCAGAACTACTTCGTCCCAAAGTCTTAGGTACTTGGAACTTACATCAACTGATGAAAAAAGAGCGAGTCATGTTTATTAGTTTTTCCTCTTTAGCTAGTTTTTTCGGAGGTGCAACCCTTAGTGGTTATACTGCAGCTAATCGTTTTCTCGAACATTTAAACGACTATCAACAAGCAACAAATGTATATCCCAGTTATTGTTATAGTTGGACTTCTTGGCAAGAAACAGGGATGAGTCAAGGAAAATATACAGTTCGTTCCCAAGGCTATTATAGTGTAACGGTACAGCAAGGATTAAATTCATTTTTAGCTAGTTTATACCATCATCACAAACAATTAATGATTGGTTTAGACGGAAATAAACCTAAAATTAAGCCTTATATATCTTTGTTTGAAAGGTTAGAAAAATTAACTGCTTACTACTCCCTTAAACCGTCTTCTAACGCGCTTAAATTGCCTAGTAAATTATATCTAAAAGATCGCTTTGCAACTTCTTATAGCTGTCAATTATTTCTTAAAAAATCTTTTCCTTTAAATAGTTATGGTCGAATTGATAAAGATATTTTACTTCAAGAAATCACAGGAAAAAATGATAAAGAATGGATAATACCTAGAAATGACACCGAAACAAAAATAGCTCAAATTTGGCAAGAAATATTAAATATACAAAAAATTAGCATTCACGACAATTTCTTTGAACTAGGAGGTCATTCTCTTCTAGCAAGTCAAGTTATTTCTCGATTACATAATACTTTTTCCGTACATCTCTCCTTAAAAAATCTCTTAGACTATCCAACTATTGCCAACTTAGGTCAAATAATTGAGGTGCTAAAAATGACACAGAATGCCAAAATTTTGTTAAGAAAAACAGAAAAAGATTATGAAGAAGGAGAATTATGA